One window of Eisenibacter elegans DSM 3317 genomic DNA carries:
- a CDS encoding FkbM family methyltransferase, whose product MQQILEKINHKYRLAFDRRYAEIHRLTYLPRYQTTTTFLLNKAQEIRIADGKSFLAGYEEIYQRENYRFKASRPQPIIIDCGANIGLSVIYFKTLYPDAQIWAFEADPDIFQLLAYNTEALALKEVTLQQCAIWHKNEPILFVQEGGFSGQVLTDSQQKDQATTVEAVRLADYLADFEYIDFLKIDIEGAEYEVVKDCVDQLHKVAHLFIEYHSSLMHPQRLGQMLDLLSNCGFRYIVKEAFAPKYPFLDGEIPPFDFQVEIFAKANR is encoded by the coding sequence ATGCAACAAATTTTAGAAAAAATCAACCATAAGTATCGATTGGCGTTTGACAGACGCTATGCAGAAATACACCGCCTGACTTACCTGCCCCGATACCAAACCACCACCACTTTCCTCTTGAATAAGGCTCAAGAAATACGGATTGCAGACGGAAAATCATTTTTGGCCGGGTATGAGGAGATTTATCAGCGTGAAAACTACCGCTTCAAAGCCAGTCGCCCACAACCCATCATCATTGACTGTGGGGCAAATATAGGCCTGAGTGTCATTTATTTTAAAACGCTGTATCCCGATGCGCAAATATGGGCCTTCGAGGCTGACCCTGACATATTCCAGCTGCTTGCATACAATACAGAAGCCCTTGCGCTCAAAGAAGTAACGTTACAACAGTGCGCCATCTGGCACAAAAACGAGCCGATTTTGTTTGTACAAGAAGGCGGGTTTTCGGGGCAAGTCTTGACGGATAGCCAACAAAAAGACCAGGCAACGACTGTAGAGGCCGTCAGGCTGGCAGATTATTTGGCCGACTTTGAGTATATTGACTTTCTAAAAATCGATATTGAAGGAGCAGAGTATGAGGTTGTTAAAGATTGTGTTGACCAACTCCACAAGGTAGCACATTTGTTTATAGAGTACCATTCCTCCTTGATGCACCCACAGAGGCTAGGCCAAATGTTGGACTTATTGAGCAACTGTGGCTTTCGGTATATCGTTAAAGAAGCATTTGCCCCCAAATACCCATTTTTGGATGGCGAAATTCCACCTTTTGATTTTCAAGTAGAAATATTTGCCAAAGCAAACAGATGA
- a CDS encoding DUF5672 family protein: MIAPQGLDLTAYLEVAPRLKAVFFDSSFFTSTIAYSKLLLSAFFYQTFAQYQYLLIYQLDAYVFKDELLYWCRQGYDYIGAPWLSPESITKNKLHYFQATYSTVKPIRFIKKRFNFSQGRKIFVGNGGFSLRNVKTHFKVCQSLRHIGIYLDTLEHNEDIIWSIYVPCYFPFYKIPHQEIALQFAFEELPQDAYKLNKDALPFGVHAWEKYDPVFWEMFIQTLS, encoded by the coding sequence ATGATTGCGCCCCAAGGGCTAGACCTCACCGCCTATTTGGAGGTAGCCCCAAGGCTGAAAGCGGTTTTTTTTGACAGCAGTTTCTTTACATCTACCATAGCCTACAGCAAATTGCTGTTGTCAGCGTTTTTTTATCAGACCTTTGCCCAATACCAGTACCTACTTATTTATCAGTTGGATGCATATGTATTCAAAGACGAGTTGTTGTATTGGTGTCGACAAGGGTATGATTATATAGGTGCGCCTTGGCTGAGCCCCGAGAGTATTACCAAAAACAAATTACATTATTTTCAAGCCACCTACTCGACTGTCAAGCCTATTCGGTTTATCAAAAAACGCTTCAATTTCTCACAGGGGCGTAAGATTTTTGTAGGTAATGGCGGATTTTCGCTGCGCAATGTCAAAACACATTTTAAAGTCTGCCAAAGCCTCAGACATATCGGCATCTATCTCGACACCTTAGAGCATAATGAGGACATTATCTGGAGCATCTATGTGCCTTGCTATTTCCCATTTTACAAAATTCCACATCAAGAAATAGCGCTACAGTTTGCCTTCGAAGAGCTACCACAAGATGCATACAAACTGAACAAAGATGCATTGCCTTTTGGGGTACATGCGTGGGAGAAATATGATCCTGTTTTTTGGGAAATGTTTATCCAAACCCTGTCCTGA
- a CDS encoding class I SAM-dependent methyltransferase yields MISRIAAAFRLFRQQTDKKLNNTQAGVVLNGLLAQGVYLPLTSSALDLVNMAIVLNDIVINERKTIVEFGSGASTVLIARLLKRNGIDARIYTIDHDEKWLAVVQRLLQQENLSSYVTLIPAPLTANNISLEHHQWYDTTVCDVALSGLSVDMVIVDGPPAWDKSIALARYPAVPYLKSRLSENCVIYLDDAGRIGEQQILQSWAQLLGAPFRIVGNDFGAIPQGSFFNPYV; encoded by the coding sequence ATGATTAGTAGAATCGCAGCGGCTTTTCGCCTATTTCGGCAACAAACCGACAAAAAACTCAACAACACCCAAGCTGGGGTTGTACTGAATGGCTTATTGGCCCAAGGGGTATATTTGCCCCTGACTTCGTCGGCCTTAGACTTGGTCAATATGGCCATTGTACTAAATGACATTGTCATCAATGAGCGCAAAACCATTGTAGAGTTTGGCTCGGGTGCGTCTACAGTGCTGATAGCAAGGCTTTTGAAAAGAAATGGAATAGATGCACGAATCTATACCATAGACCACGACGAAAAATGGCTGGCCGTGGTACAGCGGTTGCTACAGCAAGAAAACCTATCCAGCTATGTAACCCTAATCCCAGCCCCACTAACGGCCAACAACATCAGCTTGGAGCATCATCAGTGGTATGATACCACAGTATGTGATGTGGCTTTGAGCGGCTTATCCGTTGATATGGTGATTGTAGACGGGCCTCCGGCTTGGGATAAATCAATTGCCTTGGCCAGATACCCGGCAGTTCCGTATTTGAAAAGCCGCTTGTCTGAAAATTGTGTCATTTATCTTGATGATGCAGGGCGAATAGGAGAGCAGCAGATACTTCAAAGTTGGGCGCAGCTTTTGGGTGCGCCTTTCCGTATTGTAGGCAACGATTTCGGAGCGATACCCCAAGGTTCGTTTTTCAACCCTTACGTATAG
- a CDS encoding glycosyltransferase has protein sequence MHIVFFHHSSALYGASRSLLGLVQALSAQGCRCTVVVAEEGEFTTQLEAVGVAYMVFPFRWAMQYEWYSRYALKRWLQKLYYRRQAAKTKRYHLKILPELCAKVASLKPTLIHTNSSVINIGGKVAAALGIPHIWHIREFADLQYYLTPIKPRDQYFNQIYQADKIICISKAIQDAHLTTQYLYKSKIVYNGVFSEKVFLQLGALGEQKVRFADDKQYTFVIVGLIHPHKGQSEALKALARMMIKYPQARLQVIGGGDTQPLKALAQKLKIAQNVTFLGEVANVHQYLLEADACLVCARNEAFGRVTVEAMACRCPVIGFKSGGTAEIIRHEHNGLLYEKGSEQLAKAMERLVREHELCQQMIHKAWQEAFRQYTDEACLSQILTVYHELHPNKKPQP, from the coding sequence ATGCACATCGTTTTTTTTCATCATAGCAGCGCCCTCTATGGCGCAAGCCGATCGTTGTTGGGCTTGGTTCAGGCTTTAAGCGCGCAGGGCTGCCGTTGTACAGTAGTGGTAGCCGAAGAAGGGGAGTTTACCACCCAGCTAGAGGCTGTTGGGGTGGCTTATATGGTCTTCCCATTTCGTTGGGCTATGCAATATGAATGGTATTCGCGTTATGCGCTCAAAAGATGGCTCCAAAAACTGTATTACCGAAGGCAAGCTGCAAAAACCAAAAGATACCACCTCAAAATACTGCCTGAGCTATGTGCCAAGGTAGCCAGCCTAAAGCCGACACTGATTCATACCAACTCTTCAGTCATCAATATCGGGGGAAAGGTAGCTGCCGCACTCGGTATACCGCATATATGGCATATCCGAGAGTTTGCAGACTTACAGTATTACCTGACACCCATCAAACCGCGAGACCAATACTTCAATCAAATCTACCAAGCCGATAAAATCATCTGTATTAGCAAGGCCATACAAGATGCACACCTTACAACACAATATCTGTACAAAAGCAAGATTGTGTACAATGGTGTGTTTTCAGAAAAAGTTTTTTTACAATTGGGCGCATTAGGAGAGCAAAAAGTGCGCTTTGCTGACGATAAACAGTATACTTTTGTCATTGTAGGGCTGATTCACCCTCACAAAGGTCAATCAGAAGCCCTGAAAGCCTTGGCTCGTATGATGATCAAATATCCCCAAGCCAGATTGCAGGTAATAGGCGGCGGTGATACACAGCCCTTGAAAGCCTTGGCTCAAAAGCTCAAAATCGCTCAAAATGTTACATTTTTAGGGGAAGTAGCCAATGTCCATCAATATCTGTTAGAAGCTGATGCTTGCTTGGTGTGTGCCCGAAACGAAGCTTTTGGGCGTGTTACTGTTGAGGCTATGGCATGCCGATGCCCTGTTATAGGGTTCAAATCTGGAGGTACTGCCGAAATCATCCGGCACGAGCACAATGGCCTGCTATATGAAAAAGGGTCTGAGCAATTGGCAAAAGCAATGGAGCGACTCGTGCGCGAACACGAGTTGTGTCAGCAAATGATACACAAAGCTTGGCAAGAAGCTTTTCGGCAATATACCGACGAAGCTTGCTTGTCCCAAATATTGACTGTTTATCACGAGCTACACCCCAACAAAAAACCCCAACCATAG
- the atpC gene encoding ATP synthase F1 subunit epsilon, which yields MLVKIITPDQSVFEGEALSIKLPGSKGSFEVLKDHAPLISLLDTGTLSFKTANGSETRYQIEGGVVEVRKNEVIVLAESVIG from the coding sequence ATGCTCGTAAAAATCATTACTCCAGACCAAAGCGTATTCGAAGGCGAAGCCCTGTCGATAAAACTGCCCGGAAGCAAAGGGAGCTTTGAAGTCCTCAAAGACCACGCGCCCCTCATCAGCTTGCTAGACACTGGTACGCTCAGCTTCAAAACAGCCAATGGCAGCGAAACTCGCTACCAAATCGAAGGTGGTGTGGTCGAAGTTCGTAAAAATGAAGTCATCGTATTGGCCGAATCCGTTATCGGATAA
- the atpD gene encoding F0F1 ATP synthase subunit beta: MANIGKVTQVIGPVVDVSFDAETATLPKIYSALEVTKSNGQKVILECQQHLGEDRVRTIAMDGTEGIQRGTDVLDLGAPISMPIGEEIRGRLFNVVGDPIDGISKPDNKASLPIHRHAPKFEDLSTSTEVLYTGIKVIDLLEPYVKGGKIGLFGGAGVGKTVLIQELINNIAKAYSGMSVFAGVGERTREGNDLLREMIEAGIIQYGDEFKHSMEEGGWDLSKVDKEALLKSQATFVFGQMNEPPGARARVALSGLSIAEYFRDGDGEGKGRDILFFIDNIFRFTQAGSEVSALLGRMPSAVGYQPTLATEMGAMQERITSTKRGSITSVQAVYVPADDLTDPAPATTFSHLDATTVLSRKLAALGIYPAVDPLDSTSRILTPDILGDDHYNTAQAVKETLQRYNDLQDIIAILGLDELSEEDRKTVDRARRIQRFLSQPFHVAEQFTGMKGAFVDIKDTIKGFKMLLTDDELLKYPEPAFNLVGTIEEAIAKGEKMMKDAANR, encoded by the coding sequence ATGGCAAACATCGGTAAAGTTACCCAAGTTATCGGGCCGGTTGTGGACGTGAGCTTCGACGCAGAAACAGCCACGCTGCCAAAGATTTATAGTGCCTTAGAAGTTACGAAATCTAACGGTCAGAAAGTCATCCTTGAGTGCCAACAGCACCTTGGCGAAGACCGTGTGCGTACCATTGCAATGGACGGAACCGAAGGTATTCAGCGCGGTACAGACGTATTGGACTTGGGTGCGCCCATCTCTATGCCTATCGGCGAGGAAATCCGCGGTCGCTTGTTCAACGTAGTCGGTGACCCTATCGATGGTATCAGCAAGCCCGACAACAAGGCTTCGCTTCCTATTCACCGCCACGCACCTAAGTTTGAAGACCTTTCTACCTCTACCGAGGTACTCTACACCGGTATCAAAGTAATCGATTTGCTGGAGCCTTATGTAAAAGGTGGTAAAATCGGTCTTTTTGGTGGTGCCGGGGTAGGAAAAACGGTATTGATCCAAGAATTGATCAACAACATTGCTAAGGCTTACTCGGGTATGTCGGTGTTTGCCGGGGTAGGTGAGCGTACCCGTGAAGGGAACGACCTCCTCCGTGAGATGATCGAAGCCGGTATCATCCAATATGGTGATGAATTTAAGCACTCGATGGAGGAAGGCGGTTGGGACTTGAGCAAAGTAGACAAAGAGGCGTTGCTCAAATCACAGGCTACCTTTGTGTTTGGCCAGATGAACGAGCCTCCAGGAGCCCGTGCCCGCGTAGCGCTCTCAGGACTTTCTATCGCAGAGTACTTCCGCGATGGTGATGGCGAAGGCAAAGGACGTGACATCCTCTTCTTTATTGACAACATCTTCCGCTTCACCCAAGCTGGTTCAGAAGTATCGGCTCTTCTTGGTCGTATGCCTTCGGCAGTGGGTTACCAACCCACACTCGCTACCGAAATGGGTGCGATGCAAGAGCGTATTACTTCTACCAAGCGTGGCTCTATCACTTCAGTACAGGCCGTATATGTTCCTGCTGACGACTTGACTGACCCTGCTCCGGCAACAACCTTCTCTCACTTGGATGCCACCACGGTATTGTCGCGTAAACTAGCGGCCTTGGGTATCTACCCTGCCGTAGACCCACTCGATTCTACTTCGCGTATCTTGACTCCGGACATCTTGGGCGACGACCACTACAACACCGCCCAAGCTGTAAAAGAAACCCTACAGCGCTACAACGACTTGCAAGACATCATCGCCATCCTTGGCCTTGACGAGCTCTCTGAAGAAGACCGCAAGACTGTAGACCGCGCCCGCCGTATCCAGCGTTTCTTGTCGCAGCCTTTCCACGTAGCCGAACAGTTTACGGGTATGAAAGGTGCTTTCGTAGACATCAAGGATACCATCAAAGGCTTTAAGATGCTCCTCACCGACGACGAACTGCTCAAATACCCAGAGCCGGCCTTCAACTTGGTAGGTACTATCGAAGAAGCCATCGCAAAAGGCGAGAAAATGATGAAGGACGCCGCTAACCGATAA
- a CDS encoding sigma-70 family RNA polymerase sigma factor: MALFDKIKDAGLIERIKRGDETALDLVYQKNYRTIVRMIMRNSGTEDEAKDIYQEAVIIFWQKALQSDFVLSSKISTYLYAICKNLWRKELERKSRLKDDAEADGEELIDFESEERQTIIHQCINSLGKTCKEVLTYYYFDGLSMQDIAEKLGFANADTAKTKKYKCKKQLYDLVKSKYKATDFLD; encoded by the coding sequence GTGGCTCTTTTTGACAAAATAAAAGACGCTGGCCTCATCGAACGCATAAAAAGAGGTGACGAAACGGCTTTGGATCTCGTATACCAAAAAAACTACCGTACCATCGTCCGTATGATTATGCGTAATAGTGGCACAGAAGATGAGGCCAAGGATATTTATCAAGAGGCTGTCATTATCTTTTGGCAAAAAGCATTGCAGTCAGATTTCGTACTCTCCTCCAAAATCAGTACATATCTGTATGCCATCTGCAAAAACTTATGGCGAAAGGAGCTAGAGCGCAAATCACGCCTCAAAGATGATGCAGAGGCTGATGGAGAGGAGCTGATTGACTTTGAGTCAGAAGAGCGCCAAACCATCATCCACCAATGTATCAACAGCTTGGGCAAAACTTGTAAGGAAGTGCTGACTTATTATTACTTTGACGGCCTATCTATGCAAGACATCGCTGAGAAGCTTGGCTTTGCCAATGCGGATACAGCCAAAACAAAAAAGTATAAGTGCAAAAAACAACTATACGACTTAGTTAAATCAAAATACAAAGCAACCGACTTTCTGGACTGA